The sequence TGGCATTGATGATCACTTTTTTGGCCAGTTCCCAGTCGGCATCTTCAGCGACATAGGCGAAATTGTTTCCCCTTCCACTTACCAGTACGGCACATTGAGCATGTTCTTTTACAAAAGCAATCAACCTTTCGCCACCTCTCGGCACGATAAGGTCAAGCTTTTCGGATGGATTTTTCAAGAACGCTTGGGTTTGCTCCCTGTTTAGGGTAAACAGCTCGATCCAATCTTTGCTAAGCCCATTTTCCTCAAGGGCTTCATGCCAGCATTCCACCAAAACTTTATTGGAATTTACGGCTTCTTTTCCTCCTTTGAGAAGGATTTTACTGTTGGCTTTAAAAGCCAAAACAGCTGCTTCGATGGTCACATCCGGACGGGATTCATAGATGATCATAATGGTCCCAAATGGAGCTGTTTTGTTCGTGATATCCAGCCCATTGGCCAAGGTTCGCTTGGAAATTTCCTTACCTACGGGATCATCTTGGTCTTTGACCTCTTGGACCGCTTGGATCATGCCATCTATTTTGGCGTCATTCACGACCAGTCTGTCATAGAGTGCTTGATCATCACGCTGGAATGCATCGAGATCTGCTTTATTGGCGGTCAGAATTTTCTCACGGTTTTTATCAATGATCTTGATCATTGATGCCAACACGTCGTTTTTTTTCTGTGTGCTTAATATTTTCATGTCAAATGATTTCTTTTTATGGTGTTTAGGGTTTCTGGATTACGATACGATCGGCAAAAAGATACCGTTTCGTATTTTAATCGTCCGAAACCTTGGTGCCCACCTCTTTGCCATCGACGATGTCGAGAATCATATTGTCGACATTACCATTGGCGATATAAGTGGGGATATTTTTTCTGGCGGCCTCTTTGGCTACATTGAGCTTAGATTTCATGCCGCCTCTACCTTCTGCTTCACCTTTCGTAGATTCCTGAATGAAGTGTTCTACTTTTTCATCCGTACCCACATGGGCGATCCTTTCGGTGTTTTCGTCATCAGGATGACCGTTATAGAGTCCATCTGTATCGGTCAGCAGGATAAGCATGTCCGCTTTGGTCAATTCAGCCACCAAACTGGCCAATTCATCATTGTCCGTAAAGGTGGACATGGAGAGCGAAACGGCATCATCTTCATTTGCGATCGGAATGATTCCTTCAGAAAGGAGTCCTTCGTAGCAATTGATCATGTTTTCACGGTGTTTTCCGGGATCAAAGTCCCTTTTGGTGGCCAAGACCTGCGCACACCGCATACCGTAATCTTGAAAGATATTGTAATAATGCCTCATCATTCGAGGCTGACCCACGGCAGAGAAGACTTGTCTTCGGATGATTTTATCTTTGATGCCTACTTTGCTGCCGAGGACTTCCTTACCAGCGATGACGGAACCAGAAGAGACCAGGACAGACATGATGCCGCGTTCATAAAGGATGGCGATTTGATCGACCATTTTCCTTAAGACAGTATTGACGATACGGTTATCCCTGTTGGTCATCACATTGGTTCCTACCTTTATGACGATCCTTTTTGGTCCTTCGTTATTATCCATTTTGGTATTCTTTTCCAAGTTCAACAGCTCTGTTAAATGCAGCGTAAGCAGCTTCTTTGATCATCTCCTTGACATTATTGTCATCCATGGAGTCCAATGCTGCTCTGGTGGTTCCACCTTTGGAAGCTACTCGGTTCATCCATGCTTCTGGATCCAGATCGGAAGAACTAAACAATTCTACTGCCCCGGCAAAGGTTTGCTCTACCAAGACCCTGGAGTCGTGCTTGGAGAAGCCCATTTTTAGAGCCGCTTCCAACATGGATTGCATGAAATAGAAGATATAGGCTGGTCCACTTCCAGAAATACCCGTGGAAGCATCAATATCATTTTCGGTATCGAGTCTAACAGAACGTCCGGTAGTATCCAGCAGGTTTTCTATGGTGGACAATTCCAATCTTGAAACCTCATCTGATGCTGTAAAGGAAGTCAATCCTTTGCCTACTTGGGCTGGGAGGTTTGGCATTGCCCTAACCACCTTTTTCCTATTAAGTCCTTCTTGAATAGCTGCTATGGTCACCCCAGCCATCAAGGAAATGAAGATCTGCCCTTCGGAGGTCAAATCCTTCATGGTTTCCATCAATGCATTTGCATGATACGGTTTTACAGCAATAAAAATCACATCCGCTGCTGGAACGCAGTCCTCAAGCTTTTCAAACACAGCAAAGTGACTTCTTTTTCTCAGCTCTTCTGTTTTTTCTTTAGAGTTGTCAAGGATCATAAGATCCTTATCTTTTAAAAATTTTGAGTTTGCGATAGCTTCAGCGTAGGTTAATCCCATGTTTCCACCACCGATTACAAGAACTTTCATATTTTTTAGAAAGGTTTTTTATTTAAGAACAGGGACTATCCCTGTCAGTCTTCTATGCCCTGTATGCCACAATCATCGTGCAGGGATCATAATTTACGAAAAAAGTTAATGACTACCGCTAAATAATTGTTAAATCAGCATGAATGGCATAGTTTAATTGAGAAAAAACTGCAGTTATTATTTTATTTTGGGATTATATCTAAAAGGTTTTGTACTGAACAGGGAAGTATGGCAGGACTGTAAATTCGTCAGTGCTCTCAGACAAATGGCAGAAAGAAAGGATAAACTTACGGACATTATGTCATTTGTAGAGGAGAATGGTAATTAACGGCTAGTAATTATCCAAGGAATGGGCTGTTGGTTTATTGGGTCCCCTCTATAATGATAAGGTTAAACGTGCAGACACAAGATGAATCGTCAAAGCCTGCGCGGGAGGTTACTGTTGGCCACGTTCGGTAAAATCCGCTATGTGATAGGATTCCAGTAAGACTACCACGACTCATCTCCTAAAGTAGAAATAATGCGTATTCCTCCTATCAAGGCTATAGCCAATCGCCGGGCTACACATGAATAACTGAGGGAGCGTTTATGTTCCTGATGTCCGCCATACTGCCTTTTGCGATCCCCTGAATCAGGTAAAGGACGGAGCTATTAAGGATAAAAACTTAGCCCCACCTTTAAGTCAATCCTTAAAAGGCCTTCTTCATTACCTGCATCCAAATCAATGGTCTGTTTGTTTCTCCCTTTTTCTATCGTAATTTTTTCGATCACACCTGAGGTGACCGATAATCCCAGTCCGAGTGCTAAGTTTTCGGATAGCCCAATGTCATAAGTAGCATCCAACATAGCACCTAAAGTGGCTCCCTTTAATGTGAAATCGCCATTTGAATGAGAATAGGCCTGGTCTTTATAGCTCAGGTATCCAAATGAACCTCCTAGCAAAAAGGAGTTATTGTTTCCGCTTGGCATTTTTGCATATAAGGTCGGTCCCAAAAAGGAAATGGTAATGTCATCCATAAGGCTCTGGCTTTCACTTTTGGCGTGAAAGCTGCTATAGACCAGCCCTATGCCTGTCTCAGAAGGAAAAAAGTATTGCCCTTCCAATGTGATATGATATCCGTTTTTCAAGCCTCTTGCATAGCTGGTTCCTGCCAATGATTCATGCGTTTTGGATAACCTCCTGCCGTATCCACTACTAATGCCTAATCGCCAGGGCCTTTGTCGTGGGACGGATAGGGCTGGCTTCTGATTTTTTTTAGTATAGAATCCCTCCTCGAAGGTAGAAACCTTTTGGGGTGGCATCAATGTCTGGACGGTTTGACCATTTCTATCTAGGGTAAAATGAACAGTGCCATTTTCTATTGAAGTGATTTTACAAGAAATGGAATCCCCCTCACTGGTGACCAATAGGTCTTGGGCCTGTGTGAAAAAGGGAAATAAGCATAATAATCCCATTAATAAAGTTGTTCTCACGTAGTTTCTTTTCTGTTAAAACAAAAGTCAGGTAAAGATAAACTAAAATTTAATTCCACTTTTAAATGACCCTGGCAATTCAATATTATTTTGAGCCATAGTAATGATGAACAGGGGAGACCCTAAAGTGCAGGACTTAAAATCATTGTCCACTGTAGTTTCTGCGGGTTTAAATGAGGAGAGGTCCAATAGGCAAAAATGCATCATAATTTGATTGAAATGTATTTTTAAATGCCTTACAGGTGTTTCAAAATCAATCTGTTTTGATTAGATTTAGATGACCTGACTTTTGAGCCAACATGCACCATAAATCATTCTTTTTTACGGGGTTATTCTGTTTGTTATTTCCTTTTGTCCTGTTTGCCCAACAGCACGGGGAGAGTCCTCGGCCAAAGATTGGCTTGGTGCTCAGCGGAGGAGGTGCCAAGGGAATTGCCCATGTTGGTGTGATCAAGGCCATGGAAGAGGCAGGACTGCGGCCGGATTATATTGTGGGCACCAGCATGGGGGCAGTCATCGGTGGTCTTTATGCGATAGGGTATAATGCAGATGAGTTGGAGTCGATCGTGCTTAAGGCTGATTGGGACCTGATTGTTTCCAATAGGGTGAGCTTTAATACCATCGCTTTTGAAGAAAAAGAATATTATAACCGGTATGTGTTTGAGCTTCCGGTCATCAAGGGTAAAATTGCGGTACCTGCTGGCCTCATAGAGGGACAGAAGCTGACAGAAACCTTGCACTATTATACCTGGCCGTCTATTCAGTATCAAGATTTTGATGCGTTTCCCATTCCTTTTCGCTGCGTGACCACAGACCTAAAGACCGGTAAGGGAATCGTCATTGAGTCTGGTTATTTGGCAGATGCGTTGCGATCAAGCATTGCTATCCCTTCTGCTTTTACTCCTTTCGAATTGGACAGTACCCTTGTGGTGGATGGGGGGGTGGTCAATAATTTTCCGGTAGATGTGGCCCAAGACATGGGAGCAGATATTATCATTGGCGTCAATGTGGGCGAGGAGGATTTTTTGGATCCCAAAGAACTGGACTCCTTTTCCAGCATCCTTATGCAAATTGCCATGGCCAGCTCCTACCGGAAATTATCTACGAATATTTCCGGTTGTGATATCTACATCAAACCAGACTTAAAAGATTACAATACGGCTAGTTTTAGCAGTTTTAAAGAAATCCTTCAGTTGGGGCATCAAGCGGGGGAAGAAAATTTCCCTGTTTTTAAACAGCTGGCTGACAGCTTGGATTCGCACCGAAAGAGTGCTGGGATAGGCCTTGGGGTCCAGCCGGTGCGGATCAGTAACATTTCCATAACGGGTAATCGGCTTTTTTCAGATGAGCTCATCCGGTCAAAATTAGGCATAAGCCCAAAGGATACCGTTACGCGTGAAGATGTGCAGTCCGGGGTAGATCGGGTTTTTGGGGTAAATGGCTTCCGAAAGGTGGATTATAACCTTAAGCCTGATGGGGCCGGGGAGTATGAGCTGTTTCTAAAGGCCAAAGAAAAACACAATACCATTTTGCGCGGAGCATTTCACTATGATAATTTATTTTCTGCAGGGATATTGCTTAACCTTACCGTTCGTGATCTTTTAGGAAAACCTTCAAGAACGGTGGGGATATTGGATGTTTCCCAAAATCCGAAGTTTAGGCTGGACCATTATAAGTACCTTGGAAGTAACAAAAAGTTTGCTCTAAACCTCCGTTACAATTACCTCTTTCAGCAGATTCCGGAGTACGAGGATGGCGTCAGGCAAGATCTCTTTCTAAACCGTGAAACCCATATAGGAGCGAATATCCTGACGACGCATTCGCTGAAACAAAGTTTTTGGTTTGGGGGCTTTTATGAACGGTCCAGGGCGCAGTCAAGCTTTAATATCTCCATTCCCTCTGAAATCCGTGGCGCCTACTATACCTACATGGGGGTGAGGTTTATGCATACTCGAAATTCACTCAATGACAGGAATTATCCTACCAAAGGAGCGGAAACGATTTTCGAGGGGTTGTTTCGGGCGTATAGCGATTACCGGATAAAACTACGTCCAGGTGTGGATACCTTGACCCTAGGGCAGGGTGGTGAGACGGTCAAAATCCCGAAGGAGGTTTTGGATGAGACACTGGAAGGCATTACTCCGAGTGGTTTTGTATCGTTGTATTTTAATTATGTCAAATATTTTCCCATAAACGATCACTTTCAGGTAAGCCCTACGATAGCCATGGGCCTTACTTTGTCCGGCCAAGGAGATGATTATAGTTATAGTGAATTCACCCTTGGTGGGTACCAGCGGGTAGATTTTAACGATACTCCGATATGGGGGCTGAATTATGCGGAATTGACTGCGGAAAATTTCGGGAAACTAGGCGTCAATTTCCAATGGCTTCCAACCAAGAAACTGTATTTAAGAATGGGGACTAACCTCCTTGGACACGGCTACCATTCTCCCTTGGGAGACGGGGATGGTGTCGATTTTGATGAATTTTTCGAGGATAGATTGATTTGGGGATACGGTATTGATTTAACGCTGGATTCTTTCCTGGGGCCGATCACCGGAGGGCTTTCTTCCAATGCTAAAGACGGTGTGATCCGGCCATACCTTTCCATTGGGTTTTCATTTAACTATTCCGACCGGTAGTCTTTTTCCCAATTTTTAGATGAAGGAACATCTATCTCTATGGGGGTTGCTAGTAAGTCTGTTAACGGCATATTCTGCTTTGCTTGCTACTCGTACGGTATGGCCGCAGGGAAAAGTTTTATGGAAGTATATTCTTGGTAGTGTTTGATCAGGTTTCTGACCAGTGGATTGGTACAATTGGATAATTCAAATCCAGTGGAAAAATGGATGTTGATTTTCCGGAGTCGCTCCAGACTTCTGATCGTGATGATGTCTTTGAGATTTTGTGGGTCAAAATCCATGAGGGTGACCTCTTTTAGGTTTTCCAATGAGAAGATCACGTTATAGTCTTCGGTTCGGTTGGCGTGTTCAATGGTAAGTTGACGGAGAGCAGGGAGATCCTTGATGGATAAATGCTCCTTTGGCCACCTACATTTTGGGCCTTTTCCTATTTTTAACGCTTGGAGTTGTGGCAAAGCGGCTAATTCATTGAATTCTGTTTCGGTGCTTATTTCTCCTTTGATCTCCAAACTGGCAAGTTCTTTCAACATACCAATACCTTCCAAGCGGTTGTTTTTGAAATGAGCCAGCGGTTCAAGACTGAGGGAAAGCTGCGTGGTATGTCGAAAGTGGGCGGGCGAGAAGCCCTGTTGGTAAAGACGCTTCTGGATAGTAGCGGACAGACTGAGCCAATCTGGTTCAAAGGCCTTAAATCCTGTTTTTTTCAAGATCAGTAAGGTGGTTTCAAGTTTATTGAGCTGGATCTCCATTTCCGGTATCATTTCATAGAGTTCTTTCAGGAAATCTTTTGCAGGGAGCAATCGGGCAAAAGGTGTGTTTGGAGTGTGGATATAAAAGCTGTTTTGTCCTGACCTTACATTAAGGTAGCTGCTTAGTTTTTCATAGATCGCCGAGACATTATTGGATAATGATGGAATGGGAGTGTTTTTTGGGATTATGTGTGATAATCTTTTGGCTTTCTTCTGAAGAAGGCTAGCCTTTATAGTGGTTTCTGCTCCTCCCGGTAGGTCTTGGAGCAATTCCAACCCTACAGTGTGTAGCTGATTTTCAGTGTGATTGGAGAGTTGTTCTTCAATCCAATCACAAACAGATGTTCCGAACACAGTTAATTTCATAACCCTAAACAGTTAAGTTAAAAGAAATACTTTACGGGAAGTCGGTAAGGTCGCTGAATATAAATGCAGTTGATGTCAAAAAAGACTCTAAATCATTAACTACATAAATATTTGTTTCAACGATATAAATTTACGCATAAAATTATAGTAAAATGAAAAGAGGAGTTGTAAACGTTATAGAGTAGTAAGTTTATGTTTTGCAATGTCAAGAAATGGTCACCCATCTATCAGGAAATCATAAATGGTTTAGGCGTGAAGCAAAGGATGAAAATAAGGATCGCCAGCCAGCCTAGGATTTTTCGGCCGGTACTCAGTTTGGCGGTATCTCGGACCGGTGGATGCTCAAGTCCCAAGACTCTGCCCAAAATAAAAGCGTACAATAGCCATCCTTCGTATCCTTCCAGATGGGGAAAGAAGAAGAGCAAGGTATACTGTAAAGCAACGATGGTAACGGCAAGGGCGAGTTTTGTTTGGGCCTTGAATATGGATTTTTGAAAGCAGATATAGATAAATCCCACGTATAGTGGCAATGCGATGAGCAAGTAGCTGGAGTCCATGTAAGGATTTACCACTCCCAATCCCGCAAAGAATATAAAGGCAATATAAAAAACATGGGAGATCGGTTTGTGATATTTTGGGAACAGGCCGAATATAATGTGTCCTCCATCCAACTGTCCTATGGGAAGGAGGTTTAGGGCGGTAAAGAACAAGGCGAGATAGCCAGCAAATAGATAAGGGAAGTGGATGACTTCCATCATATTGGGCATTTTGTCAGGATCAGCCAGCGTTTTTTCCATGGCATAGAAGAGGAGGTTTTGGCCAAGTTCAATATTCAACACCCCTTCTTGGTCTGGGGAGTAATCTGGATCCAGGTATTCCGGGTGGATTTCGTAAATGAAGTCAGCTTCGGGAAGGTGGGTAAAGCCATAAAATAAAACCCCTAGTGCTACCAAAAAGCCTGCAATAGGGCCAGCCACACCAATGTCGAAAAACTTCCGCCTGCTATTGACGAAAGTTTTCATTTTAATAACAGCACCCATGGTGCCGATGGATGGCGCGCCGATAAAGCCAAACCAGAAAGGGATGAAGAATGGTAATGAGGCTTTGACATTATGCTTGATGGAGGTAAACAGGTGTCCTAGTTCATGGATGAGCAAAATCCCAATAAAGGGAATAGAGAATGTCATGGACTGAAGAAAGTAATTCCATGTCAGCGGTTTTTCACTGGATATCACACTTCTTCCGAAGAGCCATTCTCCTCCTGCCAATGTCGTACAAATGAAGGTTAGGATGAAAAATAATGTATGTTTTAAGTACTCTTTTTTAGTGTACATCCGAGAAATAATCCATTAATGCATTTGGGTGATTGATATGGACTGTGCGCAGCCCCACTTTTTCGGCTCCAATTAAGTTGGGAGCCGTATCATCGAAAAATACACCTTTTTCGGCTGGCATCCCTATTTTTTCCAGCACTTTTTCATAAATGACTGTGTCCGGTTTTCGGCAGCCCATTTCATGGCTTAAAAAAAGGTGGTCGAATAGTCCAGAGAAGCTTGTTTCTCCCGTGTCTGCCAGCAAAATTTCCTCCACCCTTTTGAAGTGGATACTATTGGTATTGGAGAGCATGTACACCGGATGTGTCTTTCGGAGGTCTTTTAGGAGCTTGATTTTTTGTAGCGGGATGTTTTTCAGCATTCCATTCCAAATTTGATCGATTTCCTGATCAGACCATTGTTGGTTAAACGTTTTTCTGATTTCATTCCTAAAGACAACATCGCTAATCTCTCCCTTCTCAAAAGCGTGGTGCACTGGGTGTGCCATGAAGTCTATAGACTGATGGTTACCATTGCTTTCCAGTAACTTTCCTAATTGGTTGACGGTAAAGGGAATGTCCAAGTCAATGATGACACCTACAAGGTCAAATACAAAAAAATCGATGTTTTTATCTATTTTCATAAGGGCAATTGTTGTTGTTTTGGAATCAAATATGTAACATTGCAGTCCCAAAAGCAAGGAAAAATGTTTGAAGCTTCCAAGAGGTTAAAGACATGAGGTTTTTACGGAAAACCAGACCAAAAGATTTGCTTTATCGGGCCTATAGCTCAGCTGGTTAGAGCACTTGACTCATAATCAAGGGGTCCCTGGTTCGAGCCCAGGTGGGCCCACTGAAAATCAGCCACTTACGATTAAAAATTGTAAGTGGCTTTTTTATTTGCACACGATTTGCACACAAAATAGGGTCAAAAAATATTTTTAAATTTTCTTAAAACTCCTGTCCTTGAGGCGACCATTTTGGTGATACCTCACTCCTCTTAACTTGGATGCTGTTGGTTTGGAAGTAACCCACTCCATGATTTCATCTTTGATAAAATAGAGTTTTCCGGCCTTCTTATAATAAGGAATTTGACCTTTGGAAACATAACTATAGATGGTCTGTTTTTTAAGCTCTAGAAGCTCACAGATTTTGTTTAGTGTAAGAACCTGACTATCGGTCTGATTCGTCAATTCTGTACCTTGTATAGCCTCTAAAATAAGCTTGTTTTGTTCTATAAGGTGGGTAACGGCTTGAGGTAGGTCTTCGAATTTTAGATCCATAGAATATTATATTTTTGGGGAAGGCGGATAGTGCAAATTTTATGATTGAAAAATTCACCAGTTCAACAGTAGTAGGGTGAATTTTTCAGGGTAATATAAAAATGGCAATTCAGAAATAATCACACTGGGATCAGTGGAATGGAATTCGATATTATCCAAAATCAATTTGATAGGGTGCAACAATAATTAGGATGGACCTAGGCTTAATTTATTTGACTGATTTTAAGTTTAAAAAAATAAAACACTTATATCTATAATGTTACGTTTTTCCCAATAAACTTTTTAGATGAAAAGTTGCATAAAAACATTATTCCATTCTACTTTTTTCCAATCAATTTCAATTTTAATGTTTTTCACGCACCATTGTCTAAGTTCATCAACATCTACCTCACCAGGGCTAAAATCCCATTTACAAATACCATTAATCAGGAAATTTAATTTATCCCCATTAACAAGAAACCACTCAATTATCCGGTTCGTTTCACTATTTTTTAGTTCTAAAGCAACAGTTTTAGCAAGATTTTTAAACCTTTCAAATTCAATAGGGTGGTGATCAGGAGAATAAAGTATGTCTACTACCGAATTGATGTTCATTATCTCAACGAAATCACCATGTGTTTCTTCTTTAAACTCCTTAGTAAGCCATGGTAGAATAAAATAATGGCAACCATTAGTATTATTATTAATTTCCTTCCCATGCCTAATTACTCTATTAGGAGAGAAAACCCAATCTTTTTTACTGTCCAGAGTGATAAAAATTGCATTTTTTGATTCACGCAACTTACAGTTTTCAATAACTTCCCTCCAGATCATTAAATCTCCAAATTTATTTTCTGTTTTTGATTCATCTTCAAAACCAGGTGGTATTCTATGATTGTATCTGAACTCATTATATTCTAAGTTTTTAACTAATTCTGAAATGTTGCAGTTACTTTGAGCATTTTCCACTAATTTCTCTATAAAGCTTCTTCTTTTTTCATTCTTATAGTTGTTCTTATGTGTCAAAAGGTTGATCTTTTGTCTTAAAGATTCAGTTTCGGATTTTATTTCGGACATGAAATTATGCTTATTAGTAAATCCATTCCTTTTTGAAAATTCATTATCTGCTATTAAAAGCCCCATCTCTTCAAGATAAGAAATCTCTTTTTCAAGGGATCGTAACCTCTTCTTAAATGGGTAAAATACATGTTCAGAATAATTGTTCAACAATGAATTATATTCATGAATTACCCAATTTGGAATAACTAACCTTTTGTTAGATATTAGGTTACCTAAAAATATTTTAAGTTCTTTAAATGATTCTGTGTTTAATCGATAAATCCAGATTAAAATGTTTGTATCTAAAAAGACAAGATCATTTCCATCTCCCGTTAGAAGTATTCTAGAAACAATTGATTGGCGCTTATCATGATCTACGATTTCAGGAATTACTTTCATTTTATTTTAAAAAAAGATTTCTACAATTAATATACTGCTAAAGATTATTTGATATATCATATTTACTTTTTTTTAAATTCACACCATCCGTACCACCGATTTGTACAACAATAAATTAATGTTTACCTACGGACTTAAATATGTTCAGCTATTCTCTTCCCATAATTGCTTAGTTTCTATTGTATTGCATTTTAATTTTTTCAAGTCCATTATATAATTTAGTTATTTTTGGATATAGCTTTTGTGTCATATATTCATCAAAACCTCTTTCAAAACCATGTTTTAATATGGTTTCACTAAATTCTTTGTTTAATTTATCTATTAATTTACCCTTTCTTTTTGTGATAATTTTTCCTTTGTCAGTAATTCGTTTTTCGTAGTGATTTTGAAAAATATGAGAACAACTGTGTCTTTTGTATTCTATAAATTCAAATTCAGACTCAGAGAAGAGTAATTTCAAAATTTTAAGTCCACCTATAAGTTCCGAGTAAAATTCTTTCTTCTCATGATTTTCACTGTTTTGTAGAGATTCAAATACTTTTTTTGAGTATTCCAATCCTGCAGTTACTAACTCATAAAAAACCACATAAAATGAACTTTGGTAGATTGAATCATATTCTTTATTCAACTCACTATTCAAGTAGAAAAACTTTCTTAACCATTGACCAAATAATTCCTCATTTGCATGAGTTTGCAAAATATAGTCAAGCTTTAATCTTTCATACTCGATTTTATTCATTATTCCGTTTTTGTCAAATCCAATACGCAACTAAAATGAGTGAGGGCCATGAGGAAGGATTTCTGAGGCTTACTTGTTGTAGATTTGATTGTGTCAGCCTAAGATAATATTTTTTGAGATATCCAGTTCTTAAGCTCTTTTGGATTTAATTTATTTCCTGATAGATATTCATTGACAGTCAAGTAGCCCCAAAACTCACCATTTATATATATTTTAGGAGGTGTTGTAGAGTATTCATTGAAAGGGCTTTGTGAAGAATATGTTCCCCCATAGGTTCCATATTCATTAAAAATTGATGTAGTTGAATATTGGCTACCAAAGTTTCCATATTTATTTAATACAGACTCACTATCATATTCATTTGATGTTAACTTTCCTAAGAAAGTACCATCATCAGCTTCCAAATAAGAATCCTGCCTATTAAACTCAGATTCGAAGTTAGAATTACTTCTTAATCTTAATATGCCACTTGGATCTGT comes from Echinicola vietnamensis DSM 17526 and encodes:
- a CDS encoding PIN-like domain-containing protein; protein product: MKVIPEIVDHDKRQSIVSRILLTGDGNDLVFLDTNILIWIYRLNTESFKELKIFLGNLISNKRLVIPNWVIHEYNSLLNNYSEHVFYPFKKRLRSLEKEISYLEEMGLLIADNEFSKRNGFTNKHNFMSEIKSETESLRQKINLLTHKNNYKNEKRRSFIEKLVENAQSNCNISELVKNLEYNEFRYNHRIPPGFEDESKTENKFGDLMIWREVIENCKLRESKNAIFITLDSKKDWVFSPNRVIRHGKEINNNTNGCHYFILPWLTKEFKEETHGDFVEIMNINSVVDILYSPDHHPIEFERFKNLAKTVALELKNSETNRIIEWFLVNGDKLNFLINGICKWDFSPGEVDVDELRQWCVKNIKIEIDWKKVEWNNVFMQLFI